ACGGCGCTCGGCATCTGGGGAGCGGTCAGCGGCGGCGCGGCCGCGGTCGGGCCGGTCCTGGGCGGCCTGCTCACCGAGGGGCCCGGCTGGCGGTGGATCTTCTTCGTGAACCTGCCGGTGAGCGTGGCGTCGATCTGGCTGACGCTGCGCGTGGTGCCGGAGTCGCGCGGTCCGCGCGGGATGCGGATCGACTGGGCGGGGACGGCGACGTTCGCGGGCTTCGCGGGGGCGCTGACGTACGGGGTGGTGCGGGCCGGGTCCGACGGCTGGACGTCGACGGCTCCGACGGCCTCGTTCGTGCTCGCCGCGCTGGCGCTGGCGGGCTTCGTGCTCGTCGAGCGCCGGGTGGCCCATCCGCTGCTCGACCTGTCGCTGCTGCGCAAGCCCGCGTTCGTGGGCGTGATGGTCGGCGCGCTCGCCTTCAACGGGGTGGCGTTCGGCGTGATCCCGTACCTCTCGATCTGGATGCAGACGGTCCTCGGCATGAGCCCGGTGCGCGGCGGACTCACACTGCTTCCGCTGACCGGCGCGTCGGTCGTGGTCGCCATCCTCGCGGGCAAGCTGCTGCACGGGGTTCCGGCCCGGCTGACCATCGGCGGCGGACTGCTCCTGATCGGGTCCGGCGCCTTCTGCCAGGCCGTACTGGACGCGGACACGAGCTGGACGATGCTGATCCCCGGCCTGGTCCTGGTGGGGACCGGCACCGGGTTCGTCTCCCCGTCGATCGCCGGCGCGGCACTGGCCGCCGTACCGCAGGAGCGGTCGGGCATGGCGGGCGGCGCGGTCAACACGGTCCGGCAGCTGGGGTACGCGCTCGGGGTCGCCGTCTTCGGCACCGTGCTGACCTCGCGCATGCAGGACACCCTCCCGCACGACGCGGCGCACACCCTCGCGGGCGGCGGCGCCGGGGCCCTGAGCGGCACGTTCTCCGAGCACACCCTGCGGGCCGCCTTCGCCTCGGGGCTCGACACGGCGTCGGTGGCCGCGGGTGTGACGGGAATGATCGCCGGCGCGCTGGTACTGATGTTGGTGCGGACACCGCGTCCCGCGACGGGCTCGGCGACCACCGGGGCCGCGTCGGCGGAGAAGGCGGCGGCAGCTCGCGGATGACACGGGCGGATTGACGGCTTGACCGCTTTTACGCCCTGATGGGTCGGCGCCTCGATGGCCGGAAGTGGAACCTCCACGTCCGGTATTCGGGGCGCCGCGCACCGTAATCGGGTCGCGCAGATTCGGTGGAGATTACGGCAGGGAAACTTACCCAACCGTAAGTAATTCTGTCCGGCCCTTCCCCATGTGAGCGCATTTTCTCGGTTGACCTGTACCTATTCCGGACCTTCGGGCGTTCCGTCACCCCTCCCGCACTCCAGCTCGTTGGGGTAGCTTTCACGGCGCTGTGCTGAGCGCCACAAGGAGCGGGTTTGCGCGAGTTCACCAACCCTCCACTGGCGTCGCCGCCGCCGGTGGGCGGCCTGGCCGACGTCGTGTTCGACCATGCCCTCGAAGACCCCCTGTACGTCGCCCTCGGCCGCAAGGACGAGCAGGGGCAGTGGCGCGATGTCACGTCCGCCGAGTTCCGCGACGAGGTCCTCGCCCTCGCCAAGGGCCTGCTCGCCCAGGGGATCCGGTTCGGGGACCGGGTCGCGATCATGTGCCGTACGCGCTACGAGTGGACCCTCTTCGACTACGCGCTCTGGACGATCGGCGTCCAGGTCGTGCCGATCTACCCCACCTCCTCCGCCGAGCAGGTCTTCTGGACGCTGCACGACGCGCAGGTGTCGGCGGTCATGGTCGAGCACGAGGACCACGCGATGACCATCGCCACGGTCGTCGACCGGCTCCCGCACCTGCACAAGCTGTGGCAGCTCGACGCGGGCGCCGTGCAGGAGCTGTACGAGGCGGGTGGCGGCATCGACGACGAGGTGGTGCACCGGCACCGGCGCGCCGTCACTCCGGAGTCGATCGCGACGATCATCTACACCTCCGGCACCACCGGGCGCCCCAAGGGCTGCATGCTCTCCCACGCGAACTTCATGTTCGAGACGAGCACCGCCATCGACCGCTGGGAACCCGTCTTCCACTCCAAGCGCGGCGACGAGGCGGCCACCTTGCTGTTCCTGCCGCTCGCGCACGTCTTCGGGCGGATGGTGCAGGTCGCGGCGATCCGCGGCAGGGTCAAATTCGGCCACCAGCCGCAGCTCAACGCGGCGGCCCTGCTGCCCGACCTCGCCGCGTTCCGGCCGACGTTCATCCTCGCCGTGCCGTACATCTTCGAGAAGGTCTTCAACGCCGCGCGCCGCAAGGCCGAGAAGGAGGGCCGCTCGGGCCCCTTCGAGAAGGCCGTCGAGGTCGCGGTGCGCTACGCCGACGCCATGGAGTCGAAGGCCTGGGGCATCGGCCCCGGCCCCTCGGCGGGCCTCAGGATGCAGCACCAGTTCTTCGACAAGGTCGTCTACTCCAAGGTGCGCGCCGCACTGGGCGGCCGGATGAAGCACGCCATGTCCGGCGGCTCGGCCATGGACCGGCGGCTCGGCCTCTTCTTCGCGGGCGCCGGCGTCACCATCTTCGAGGGGTACGGCCTCACGGAGTCCACGGCCGCCGCGACCGCCAACCCTCCCGAGCGCACCCGGTTCGGCACGGTCGGCCAGGCGCTGCCCGGCACCACCGTGCACATCGCGGACGACGGCGAGATCTGGCTGCACGGCGACAACGTGTTCCAGGGCTACCTCAACAACGTCAAGGCCACCGACGCCACCCTGCACGACGGCTGGCTCGCCACCGGTGAC
Above is a genomic segment from Streptomyces sp. R21 containing:
- a CDS encoding MFS transporter produces the protein MRTWGPLTAVCLGTFMLLLDVTIVVVALPDMARSLHASLSDLQWVVDGYALALAALLLGIGAAADILGRRKVHVAGVALFAAASLLCGLASGPGMLVAARALQGVGAAAMFATTLPLLGSVYHGRQRSTALGIWGAVSGGAAAVGPVLGGLLTEGPGWRWIFFVNLPVSVASIWLTLRVVPESRGPRGMRIDWAGTATFAGFAGALTYGVVRAGSDGWTSTAPTASFVLAALALAGFVLVERRVAHPLLDLSLLRKPAFVGVMVGALAFNGVAFGVIPYLSIWMQTVLGMSPVRGGLTLLPLTGASVVVAILAGKLLHGVPARLTIGGGLLLIGSGAFCQAVLDADTSWTMLIPGLVLVGTGTGFVSPSIAGAALAAVPQERSGMAGGAVNTVRQLGYALGVAVFGTVLTSRMQDTLPHDAAHTLAGGGAGALSGTFSEHTLRAAFASGLDTASVAAGVTGMIAGALVLMLVRTPRPATGSATTGAASAEKAAAARG
- a CDS encoding long-chain fatty acid--CoA ligase; this encodes MREFTNPPLASPPPVGGLADVVFDHALEDPLYVALGRKDEQGQWRDVTSAEFRDEVLALAKGLLAQGIRFGDRVAIMCRTRYEWTLFDYALWTIGVQVVPIYPTSSAEQVFWTLHDAQVSAVMVEHEDHAMTIATVVDRLPHLHKLWQLDAGAVQELYEAGGGIDDEVVHRHRRAVTPESIATIIYTSGTTGRPKGCMLSHANFMFETSTAIDRWEPVFHSKRGDEAATLLFLPLAHVFGRMVQVAAIRGRVKFGHQPQLNAAALLPDLAAFRPTFILAVPYIFEKVFNAARRKAEKEGRSGPFEKAVEVAVRYADAMESKAWGIGPGPSAGLRMQHQFFDKVVYSKVRAALGGRMKHAMSGGSAMDRRLGLFFAGAGVTIFEGYGLTESTAAATANPPERTRFGTVGQALPGTTVHIADDGEIWLHGDNVFQGYLNNVKATDATLHDGWLATGDLGSLDEDGYLTITGRKKEILVTSGGKSVSPGILEERVRDHPLVAQCIVVGNDRPYIAALVTLDSEAVEHWLQMRGKPQLSAAELVRDPDLETEVRRAVVAANTLVSKAESIRTFRILAHQFTEEHGLLTPSLKLKRKAIEKAYSSEVEALYQA